A window from Kovacikia minuta CCNUW1 encodes these proteins:
- a CDS encoding IS110 family RNA-guided transposase → MSSSSPVVDAVLGLDIGKTRIHGVLLCGTQALRRKAVANTVAGHQELLAWLSQQRFTQLHACLEATSTYGHAIAKQLHHAGYGVTIANPQAVHAYAQSRLSRTKTDAADARLIAEYCRDLKPELWQPPAPEVEVLQNLMRRVQALEQMIGQETNRLETAPPELVSEINTHITFMEDQLKALRDKIRTHIDQFPGLKRQHELLDSIPGIGPHTAALILAEIGSWQHFASARQLAAYAGLTPQEKTSGTSIHGKPRLCKLGNARLRKALFLPALCLLRWSKPIQAWRAQLLQRHKTKRQVVGAVMHKLIRWIYGVLHANKPFDAQVCFPTSST, encoded by the coding sequence ATGTCATCGTCGTCCCCTGTCGTTGATGCTGTATTGGGTTTAGACATTGGCAAAACACGGATTCATGGGGTGTTGCTCTGTGGCACCCAAGCGCTTCGACGCAAAGCGGTCGCCAACACAGTTGCTGGGCACCAAGAATTGCTCGCTTGGTTGAGCCAGCAACGCTTTACCCAGTTACATGCCTGTCTCGAAGCCACCAGCACCTATGGGCATGCCATCGCCAAGCAGTTGCATCACGCCGGGTATGGCGTGACGATTGCCAATCCCCAAGCGGTCCATGCTTATGCCCAGAGTCGCTTGAGTCGCACCAAGACCGATGCGGCTGATGCTCGCTTAATTGCCGAATACTGCCGTGACCTGAAGCCTGAGCTTTGGCAACCACCGGCCCCTGAGGTGGAAGTGTTGCAAAATCTGATGCGACGGGTGCAGGCCCTCGAGCAGATGATTGGACAGGAAACCAATCGCCTCGAAACGGCTCCCCCTGAGTTGGTAAGCGAGATTAATACTCACATCACCTTTATGGAAGACCAACTCAAAGCCTTGCGAGACAAGATTCGAACCCATATCGACCAATTCCCCGGTCTCAAACGGCAACACGAATTGCTCGATTCGATTCCTGGTATTGGTCCTCACACCGCGGCCCTGATTCTCGCAGAAATCGGCAGTTGGCAGCACTTTGCTTCGGCTCGGCAGTTGGCGGCTTACGCCGGACTCACGCCCCAGGAAAAAACCTCTGGCACATCGATTCACGGCAAGCCCAGGCTGTGCAAACTTGGTAATGCCCGCTTACGCAAAGCCCTGTTTCTCCCAGCCCTGTGCCTTTTACGCTGGAGCAAGCCGATTCAAGCTTGGCGCGCACAACTCCTCCAGCGCCACAAAACTAAGCGTCAAGTCGTCGGGGCCGTGATGCATAAGCTGATTCGCTGGATTTACGGGGTTCTGCACGCCAATAAACCTTTTGACGCCCAGGTCTGCTTCCCGACCTCATCGACTTGA
- a CDS encoding DUF3747 domain-containing protein, whose protein sequence is MAPSLRSRFAPFVVALGIASLSALSAPKAAIAVIFGQKEVDQNDFAVLASPFGSGSYQLLILEQLNNKRPCWSESGSNPIIVDPLLLQFDFTGICARSTDSNGYSVRMAGRDFGLLQQLSVVRRENDLVLISTDLTNRDSPPLIIGQTNGLPPAGQFAKITLNPGWRLTKRTDGSKELGMVYLTSDTVPSFIKLTAFVDTQASWAKDFIDALAAQKIVSGFEDGGFHPNDPVTRVQFAAMVNKAFAYLQSQRAGITFKDIKPDFWGAEAIQTAYQKGFMSGYPDGTFKPNQQIPRMEVLVALANGLQLASQNTSALSFYQDAAQIPDWATGPIAGATERRIVVNFPRVRQLNPTGTATRADVAAFIYQALVNAGRMPTILSPFIVDIGTPTPANPLTTPTEPGTPPTAPTTPSTPIQPPPADPITPTPTPTPTPTTPSTPSSHPPQIPLLRRLLPLPLPPLPLPPSSHPPQIPLLLHPLPRPLPPLPLPPSSHPPQIPLLLHPLPRPLPPLLQRHQRPPVLVLLSFPRCL, encoded by the coding sequence ATGGCTCCTTCTCTTCGTTCTCGCTTTGCTCCTTTTGTTGTTGCTCTGGGAATCGCTTCTCTCAGTGCGTTGAGTGCGCCCAAAGCAGCGATCGCCGTCATTTTTGGGCAAAAAGAAGTAGACCAAAATGATTTTGCTGTTCTGGCTTCTCCCTTTGGCAGTGGTTCCTACCAACTCCTGATTCTGGAGCAACTTAACAACAAACGTCCCTGCTGGAGCGAAAGTGGCTCCAACCCGATAATTGTCGATCCGCTGTTGCTGCAATTTGACTTTACCGGGATTTGTGCGCGCAGCACTGACAGCAATGGCTATTCAGTCCGGATGGCAGGTCGAGACTTTGGCCTGTTGCAACAGCTCAGTGTTGTCCGGCGCGAAAACGATCTGGTTCTAATTTCAACCGATCTGACCAATCGCGATTCCCCCCCGCTCATTATTGGTCAAACCAACGGACTGCCCCCCGCTGGACAATTTGCCAAAATTACTTTGAATCCGGGTTGGCGGTTGACCAAACGAACCGACGGCAGTAAAGAACTGGGAATGGTCTACCTGACCAGTGACACCGTGCCATCCTTCATTAAGCTGACGGCTTTTGTGGATACCCAAGCAAGCTGGGCAAAGGATTTTATTGATGCCCTGGCAGCGCAAAAAATTGTCAGTGGGTTTGAAGATGGTGGCTTCCATCCAAATGATCCCGTAACGCGGGTTCAGTTTGCGGCGATGGTCAACAAAGCCTTTGCCTACCTGCAATCCCAACGCGCTGGAATCACATTCAAAGATATCAAACCCGATTTCTGGGGGGCTGAGGCAATTCAGACGGCATATCAAAAAGGCTTTATGTCCGGCTATCCAGATGGCACCTTTAAACCAAATCAGCAGATCCCCAGAATGGAGGTGCTGGTTGCATTGGCAAACGGGCTACAGTTAGCCAGCCAAAATACCAGTGCGCTGTCTTTCTACCAGGATGCGGCGCAAATTCCAGATTGGGCAACAGGGCCGATCGCTGGCGCAACCGAAAGAAGAATTGTGGTGAACTTCCCCAGAGTCAGGCAGTTAAACCCCACGGGCACAGCAACCCGCGCTGACGTAGCTGCTTTTATTTACCAGGCATTAGTCAATGCAGGTCGAATGCCTACTATTCTTTCCCCCTTCATCGTGGATATAGGCACACCCACACCCGCCAATCCCCTGACCACTCCCACCGAACCGGGTACCCCTCCCACTGCTCCCACCACTCCCTCTACCCCCATCCAGCCACCCCCCGCAGATCCCATTACTCCTACACCCACTCCCACTCCCACTCCCACCACTCCCTCTACCCCATCCAGCCACCCCCCGCAGATCCCATTACTCCGACGCCTACTCCCACTCCCACTCCCACCACTCCCTCTACCCCCATCCAGCCACCCCCCGCAGATCCCATTACTCCTACACCCACTCCCACGCCCGCTCCCACCACTCCCTCTACCCCCATCCAGCCACCCCCCGCAGATCCCATTACTCCTACACCCACTCCCACGCCCGCTCCCACCACTCCTTCAACGCCATCAGCGCCCTCCAGTCCTGGTTCTGTTGTCGTTCCCACGGTGCCTGTAA
- a CDS encoding CHAT domain-containing tetratricopeptide repeat protein, with amino-acid sequence MRWFFSLLLPCFLLPIAFTPLVNAQTASPASVEATQLLKQGVQQYEANQVRAAIASWEQGLTLYRKTQNWQGEATILLHLGQAYYALGNDGQAIVYYQQGLAIAQKLQDQSQEKTALAGLGEIYYFQGDYTKAIDYQQRALMVARKLPDRASEVRALRNLGLISDAQGNYGKAVEYHQQSLVLARQLGDRESESIALRNLGMAHYFLSHYAQAIALFQQDLAIARQRNDRAGEGWLLGNLAISSYYLGDYPKAIEYQQQRLTIARELNDPQGQGMALGGLGIAHYYQGDYTKAIAYQQQSLAIARQLKDRQSEAAALANLGNTYFSLGEYRTAVEFYQQSLAIAQASEHPQSVNTILGNLGRTYSFLGNFAQAIAYHQQSLTIARQLKDRQAEGVALGNLGTAYHALGDYRKANEHTQQWLTITRQIGDRQGEAAALDDLGLVYHSLKNYPQAIAYYEQSLAIARRIHHRQAEGLALDHLGYTLFKSGKLDAAAQSLESAIQVWEALRTGLNNTGNNPANPQQIDANKISLFETQIGTYRTLQEVLIAQNQVDAALEVAERGRARAFAELLANRVSVKSQKPAGSGQRAKGMGQGIGDIGTGGHGDMGNKPLSPSPFQHSQFPHTPHPTPHTPHPPTIEQIRQIAKRQNATLIEYSIIYERQKVQAQPATQESALYIWVIQPTGTITFRQLDLNTVNRQPSGSPPTPISLTFRPEPDRVSKQLKQLHQLLIQPIADLLPPDPQQPLILIPQGSLFLVPFAALRDSQGKYLIEKHTLLTAPSIQVLEQTAQLKTRGDLACKVPCRSPALVVGNPVPMPQSMPALPEAEAEAEAVAKQLKASALTRQQATKAAVLQQMPLAGKIHFATHGTFDSQQGLKSAIALAPGAQDDGLLTAEQILELNLRADLVVLSACNTGRGRVTGDGVIGLSRSLITAGVPSVVVSLWAVPDSPTAFLMTEFYRNLDQTSNRAQALRQAMLTTLQLHSDPLAWAAFTLIGAK; translated from the coding sequence ATGCGGTGGTTCTTTTCCCTGCTACTTCCCTGTTTTTTGTTACCGATTGCCTTCACGCCCCTGGTTAACGCGCAAACGGCGAGTCCGGCCAGCGTGGAGGCAACTCAACTCCTTAAGCAAGGGGTGCAGCAATATGAAGCCAACCAGGTTAGAGCCGCGATCGCATCCTGGGAGCAGGGGTTAACGCTGTACCGTAAGACTCAGAATTGGCAGGGGGAGGCAACAATCCTGCTGCATCTGGGGCAGGCTTACTACGCCCTGGGGAATGATGGGCAGGCAATTGTCTACTACCAGCAGGGGTTGGCGATCGCCCAGAAGCTCCAGGATCAATCTCAGGAAAAAACAGCCCTGGCAGGATTGGGAGAAATTTATTACTTCCAGGGGGACTACACCAAAGCCATTGATTACCAACAAAGGGCGCTAATGGTTGCCCGAAAACTGCCCGATCGCGCCAGTGAGGTGCGGGCACTCCGAAATCTGGGGCTGATCTCCGATGCCCAGGGTAACTATGGCAAAGCGGTTGAGTACCATCAACAAAGCCTGGTACTGGCTCGGCAACTTGGCGATCGCGAGAGCGAAAGTATTGCCCTCAGAAACCTGGGAATGGCGCACTATTTTCTGAGTCACTATGCCCAGGCAATTGCTCTGTTTCAACAGGATCTGGCGATCGCTCGCCAGCGCAACGATCGGGCAGGGGAAGGCTGGTTGCTGGGAAACCTTGCCATCTCCTCCTACTACTTGGGAGATTACCCCAAGGCAATTGAATACCAGCAACAACGGTTGACCATTGCGCGCGAACTGAACGACCCGCAGGGGCAGGGCATGGCGCTGGGAGGATTAGGAATTGCCCACTACTATCAGGGAGACTACACTAAAGCGATCGCCTATCAACAGCAGAGTTTGGCGATCGCCCGGCAGCTCAAAGATCGTCAGAGCGAAGCAGCCGCGTTGGCAAATTTGGGAAATACCTATTTCTCGTTGGGGGAATATCGAACCGCAGTCGAGTTCTACCAGCAAAGTTTAGCCATTGCCCAGGCAAGCGAGCATCCCCAAAGCGTGAATACCATCCTGGGGAATCTGGGACGAACCTATAGTTTTTTGGGAAATTTTGCTCAAGCCATTGCCTATCACCAGCAAAGTTTGACGATCGCCCGGCAGCTCAAAGACCGTCAGGCTGAAGGAGTTGCCCTGGGAAATCTGGGTACTGCTTACCACGCCCTGGGTGACTACCGTAAAGCAAACGAACACACTCAGCAATGGTTAACCATCACGCGCCAAATTGGCGATCGGCAGGGAGAGGCGGCAGCCCTGGACGATTTAGGACTGGTTTACCATTCCCTCAAGAACTACCCCCAGGCGATCGCGTATTACGAACAGAGTTTAGCGATCGCCCGCCGCATTCATCACCGACAAGCGGAAGGGTTGGCACTGGATCACTTAGGTTACACGCTGTTCAAGTCAGGCAAATTAGACGCTGCTGCCCAATCCCTGGAGTCGGCGATCCAGGTTTGGGAAGCCCTGCGAACCGGGTTGAACAACACAGGAAACAACCCAGCCAATCCCCAGCAAATCGACGCCAACAAAATCTCTCTGTTCGAAACCCAGATTGGAACCTACCGCACACTACAGGAAGTCCTGATTGCTCAAAATCAGGTTGATGCGGCACTGGAGGTCGCTGAACGGGGAAGAGCACGAGCTTTTGCTGAGTTATTGGCAAACCGGGTTTCGGTTAAAAGCCAGAAGCCAGCGGGCAGTGGGCAGCGGGCGAAAGGGATGGGACAGGGAATCGGGGACATCGGAACAGGGGGACACGGGGACATGGGGAATAAACCCCTTTCCCCTTCACCCTTTCAACATTCACAATTCCCCCACACCCCACACCCCACACCCCACACCCCACACCCACCCACCATTGAGCAGATTCGACAAATCGCAAAACGCCAGAACGCGACCCTGATTGAATACTCAATCATTTATGAGCGGCAGAAAGTTCAAGCCCAGCCTGCAACCCAGGAATCTGCTCTGTATATTTGGGTGATCCAGCCGACTGGAACGATTACCTTCCGTCAACTTGATCTGAACACGGTTAATCGGCAGCCGTCTGGATCTCCCCCAACACCGATTTCTCTGACGTTTCGACCAGAACCCGATCGGGTCTCAAAGCAATTGAAACAACTTCATCAACTGCTGATCCAACCGATCGCTGACCTCCTGCCCCCTGACCCACAGCAACCACTCATCCTGATCCCCCAGGGTTCCCTGTTTCTGGTTCCCTTTGCCGCACTCCGGGATAGCCAGGGTAAATATCTAATTGAAAAACACACCCTTCTGACGGCTCCTTCCATTCAGGTACTGGAACAGACCGCCCAATTAAAGACAAGGGGCGATCTTGCCTGCAAAGTCCCATGCCGCTCTCCGGCTCTGGTGGTTGGCAATCCAGTGCCCATGCCCCAGTCCATGCCCGCCTTACCTGAGGCGGAAGCAGAGGCGGAGGCTGTTGCGAAGCAATTGAAAGCTTCTGCTTTAACCCGTCAACAAGCAACGAAAGCGGCAGTCCTACAACAGATGCCGCTTGCGGGAAAAATTCATTTTGCAACCCACGGCACCTTCGATAGTCAACAGGGATTAAAGAGTGCGATCGCCCTTGCTCCTGGAGCACAGGACGATGGTCTTCTAACTGCGGAACAAATCCTGGAACTAAACCTGAGGGCTGATTTGGTCGTGTTGAGTGCCTGTAATACCGGACGGGGAAGAGTGACCGGCGATGGGGTAATTGGTCTCTCCCGATCGCTAATTACCGCTGGGGTTCCGAGTGTGGTGGTTTCCCTGTGGGCAGTGCCAGATTCTCCCACCGCGTTTCTCATGACCGAGTTTTACCGAAATTTAGACCAAACCTCCAATAGAGCTCAGGCATTGCGGCAGGCAATGTTAACCACCCTGCAACTGCATTCCGACCCTCTGGCTTGGGCAGCTTTTACCCTGATTGGAGCAAAATAG
- a CDS encoding peptidase S10 — MASDKDDKRGSDDKNSDEKEKPKETEFWEVERDLSALGEFIQRFLSRQKRWLSPIFIAGESYGGFRVAKLARKLQQEYGIGLSGAVLISPAMEFSLFYGNDYNLTSWVTMIPSYAAAAAHHDRAAWAGEPGNFQTHTAAAEQFAIKTLIPLLAAGDTFSSEERRIVYQQFADLIGLPVSLVERHAGRIDIGVFARELLRDQQRIVGLYDASITAIDPFPDRLFYEGTDPTLDGLDRLFAGSINSHLRDTLGVETDLSYHLLNLETFKAWKFDPKGELKQGFMGAVDDLRVGMTLNPYMQVYITHGLFDLVTPYFSSNHLANLMKLNPEIRSNLTLKHYRGGHMFYTWDDSRQQWFAEMQAFYQKAVD, encoded by the coding sequence TTGGCGTCGGACAAGGATGATAAAAGGGGATCGGATGATAAAAACTCGGATGAAAAGGAAAAGCCGAAAGAGACAGAATTTTGGGAGGTTGAACGGGACTTAAGCGCGCTGGGGGAGTTTATCCAACGCTTTCTGTCGCGTCAGAAGCGCTGGCTGTCGCCTATTTTTATTGCGGGGGAGAGTTACGGGGGTTTTCGGGTTGCTAAGCTTGCCCGCAAGTTGCAACAGGAATACGGCATTGGTCTGTCGGGGGCGGTTCTAATTTCTCCAGCGATGGAATTCAGTTTGTTCTACGGGAACGATTACAATCTCACCTCCTGGGTAACGATGATTCCCTCCTATGCGGCGGCGGCGGCTCATCACGATCGCGCCGCCTGGGCAGGAGAGCCTGGAAATTTTCAGACTCATACCGCTGCGGCGGAACAGTTTGCCATCAAAACCCTGATTCCCCTGCTGGCAGCGGGAGATACCTTCTCCTCGGAGGAACGCCGGATTGTCTACCAGCAGTTTGCAGACCTGATTGGATTGCCTGTTAGCCTGGTCGAAAGACACGCCGGACGGATCGATATTGGCGTGTTTGCCAGGGAATTGCTGCGTGACCAACAGCGCATTGTGGGACTGTATGATGCTTCAATTACAGCGATCGATCCCTTTCCCGATCGCCTGTTTTACGAAGGCACCGACCCCACCCTTGATGGGCTAGATCGGCTGTTTGCAGGCTCTATTAACAGCCACCTGCGAGATACTTTGGGGGTTGAAACTGACCTGTCCTATCACCTGCTGAATCTGGAAACCTTCAAAGCCTGGAAATTTGATCCAAAAGGCGAGTTAAAGCAGGGATTTATGGGAGCCGTTGATGATCTGCGGGTGGGGATGACCCTTAACCCCTACATGCAGGTGTATATTACCCACGGGCTTTTCGATTTGGTAACACCGTACTTCTCCTCGAATCACCTGGCAAATTTGATGAAATTAAACCCTGAAATTCGCTCGAATTTAACCTTGAAGCATTATCGGGGTGGGCACATGTTCTATACCTGGGATGACTCGCGGCAGCAGTGGTTTGCTGAGATGCAAGCCTTTTACCAGAAGGCAGTGGACTAG
- a CDS encoding methylated-DNA--[protein]-cysteine S-methyltransferase produces the protein MNRNSTQETLVYPFSEDYERIARAIAFLRQHHLSQPDLATVAQQVHLSESHFQRLFTRWAGISPKRFLQYLTVEYAKAKMAETKNLLDLTQDVGLSSPGRLHDLFVKLEAVSPGEFKAGGAGLKIWYGIHDSPFGRALIATTQRGICCLHFLDGAEGLSPEQILRQGWQNAEPIRDEEMTREMGDRIFNLATLTRSQPLVLLVRGTNFQIQVWRALLKVPLGGIATYQNLADAIGRPTATRAIGNALGNNPIGFLIPCHRVIRESGELGGYRWGVDRKTALLGWEAAQVARDEG, from the coding sequence ATGAACAGGAATTCTACTCAGGAAACCCTTGTGTACCCCTTTAGTGAGGATTATGAGCGGATTGCCCGGGCGATCGCGTTCCTGCGGCAGCATCATTTGAGCCAGCCTGATTTAGCAACGGTGGCTCAGCAGGTACATCTGAGTGAGTCCCATTTTCAGCGCCTATTTACTCGCTGGGCGGGAATTAGTCCCAAACGGTTCTTGCAATATCTAACGGTGGAGTATGCGAAAGCCAAAATGGCTGAAACCAAGAACCTGCTGGATCTGACGCAGGATGTGGGGTTATCCAGCCCCGGTCGGCTGCACGACTTGTTTGTGAAGTTGGAAGCGGTGTCGCCGGGTGAGTTTAAGGCGGGGGGAGCGGGTCTAAAGATCTGGTATGGAATTCATGACAGTCCTTTTGGTAGAGCACTGATCGCTACCACACAGCGGGGAATCTGCTGCTTGCACTTTTTAGATGGGGCAGAGGGGTTGAGTCCAGAACAGATTTTACGTCAGGGATGGCAGAATGCTGAACCGATCCGGGATGAGGAGATGACACGGGAAATGGGCGATCGCATTTTCAACCTTGCCACGTTAACCCGCAGTCAACCATTGGTGCTGCTGGTCAGGGGAACTAATTTTCAGATTCAAGTTTGGAGAGCGCTGCTGAAGGTGCCCTTGGGAGGAATCGCAACCTATCAGAATTTGGCAGATGCGATCGGTCGTCCCACAGCGACCAGAGCAATTGGTAACGCCCTCGGCAATAATCCGATCGGCTTTCTGATTCCCTGCCATCGGGTCATTCGAGAATCGGGGGAACTGGGCGGCTACCGTTGGGGTGTCGATCGCAAAACTGCCCTGCTGGGATGGGAGGCGGCACAGGTGGCAAGGGATGAGGGATGA
- the ilvC gene encoding ketol-acid reductoisomerase, whose protein sequence is MARMYYDADANLDLLANKTIAIIGYGSQGHAHALNLKDSGINVIVGLYPGSKSAVKAKESGLTVHSVNDAAKQADFIMILLPDEVQKTVYKNEIEPHLTEGKTLAFAHGFNIHFAQVVPPSHIDVVMVAPKGPGHLVRRTYEQGEGVPALFAVYQDASGQARDRAMAYAKGIGGTRAGILETTFREETETDLFGEQVVLCGGLTALIKAGFETLVEAGYQPELAYFECLHEVKLIVDLIVEGGLAKMRDSISNTAEYGDFTRGPRIVTDQTRVEMRKILNEIQSGQFAREFVLENQAGKPGFTAMRRREAEHPIEEVGKDLRAMFSWLKKV, encoded by the coding sequence ATGGCTCGGATGTATTATGACGCGGACGCAAATTTAGATTTATTGGCTAACAAGACGATCGCCATCATTGGTTACGGTTCACAAGGTCACGCCCATGCCCTCAACCTCAAAGACAGTGGCATCAATGTGATTGTGGGACTGTATCCTGGCAGTAAGTCTGCGGTTAAAGCAAAGGAATCCGGGCTGACAGTTCACTCAGTCAACGATGCAGCCAAGCAGGCAGACTTCATCATGATTCTGCTGCCCGATGAAGTGCAGAAAACCGTTTACAAGAATGAAATTGAACCCCATCTGACGGAAGGCAAAACCCTGGCCTTTGCCCACGGGTTCAACATCCACTTTGCCCAGGTCGTTCCCCCCAGCCATATTGATGTCGTCATGGTTGCGCCTAAAGGCCCCGGACATTTGGTGCGCCGCACCTACGAACAGGGAGAAGGCGTACCCGCCCTGTTTGCGGTGTATCAGGATGCCTCAGGGCAAGCCCGCGATCGGGCAATGGCTTATGCGAAAGGTATCGGCGGCACCCGCGCCGGAATCCTGGAAACCACCTTCCGCGAAGAAACCGAAACCGACTTGTTTGGGGAACAGGTTGTTCTCTGCGGTGGATTAACTGCTCTCATCAAAGCCGGATTTGAAACCCTGGTAGAAGCCGGATATCAGCCCGAACTGGCATATTTCGAGTGCCTGCACGAAGTCAAACTGATTGTGGATTTGATTGTGGAAGGTGGACTCGCCAAAATGCGCGACAGCATCTCCAACACAGCGGAATATGGTGACTTTACCCGTGGCCCCCGCATCGTCACCGACCAGACCCGCGTCGAGATGCGCAAAATCCTGAACGAAATCCAATCGGGTCAATTTGCCCGTGAGTTCGTTCTGGAAAATCAGGCAGGCAAACCCGGATTTACCGCCATGCGTCGCCGTGAAGCCGAACACCCGATCGAAGAAGTCGGCAAGGATCTGCGAGCGATGTTTAGCTGGTTGAAGAAGGTCTAA
- a CDS encoding DedA family protein translates to MVEWITNTMHSLGYWGIGILMFLENLFPPIPSELIMPLAGFTVAQGKMHFVPAVVAGVVGTMVGALPWYYAGKILGERRLRQLADRYGKWFALSGKDIDKANYWFNQHGGKAVFFCRLVPGVRTIISLPAGISGMAIAPFLVYSTLGTTLWILILTSLGYFLGNNYSLVDEYLGPVSKLVLIGLVLTFVGWVFYRKKKLKSERRKVRNR, encoded by the coding sequence ATGGTTGAATGGATTACGAATACGATGCACTCCCTGGGTTACTGGGGGATCGGGATATTGATGTTCCTGGAAAACCTGTTTCCGCCCATTCCCTCCGAGCTAATTATGCCCTTAGCAGGCTTTACCGTTGCCCAGGGTAAAATGCATTTTGTCCCCGCAGTGGTGGCAGGCGTAGTTGGGACAATGGTGGGAGCGCTCCCCTGGTACTATGCGGGCAAAATTCTGGGTGAGCGGCGGCTGCGCCAACTCGCAGACAGGTATGGCAAATGGTTTGCCCTTTCAGGAAAGGATATTGATAAGGCAAACTACTGGTTTAATCAACACGGTGGCAAGGCAGTGTTTTTTTGTCGCCTGGTACCAGGGGTGCGCACAATTATCTCTCTCCCCGCAGGTATAAGCGGCATGGCGATCGCCCCATTTCTGGTCTACTCAACCCTTGGTACCACGCTGTGGATTTTGATTCTGACTTCCCTGGGATATTTCCTGGGCAACAACTATTCTTTGGTAGACGAATACCTGGGTCCTGTTTCCAAGCTGGTACTGATTGGTTTAGTTCTCACCTTTGTAGGGTGGGTCTTTTACCGCAAGAAAAAGCTCAAATCCGAAAGGCGCAAGGTTCGCAATCGCTGA